A stretch of the Capsicum annuum cultivar UCD-10X-F1 chromosome 8, UCD10Xv1.1, whole genome shotgun sequence genome encodes the following:
- the LOC107846887 gene encoding protein PLANT CADMIUM RESISTANCE 2 yields MNPSAPSIYDEKPTTGIPVPGQFQAIHPGTWSTGLCDCFSDVSNCCITCWCPCITFGQIAEIVDKGTVSCGASGALYCLISALTGCGCLYSCFYRTKMRKQYRLPENPCGDCLLHFCCEACALCQEYRELKHRGFDMSIGWQENMDNQNKGIAMAPQIHGGMTR; encoded by the exons ATGAATCCCTCAGCTCCATCAATTTATGACGAAAAACCGACGACCGGAATTCCCGTGCCGGGCCAATTTCAGGCTATTCATCCTGGAACTTGGTCTACTGGACTATGTGATTGTTTCTCCGATGTATCAAATT gttGTATAACTTGCTGGTGTCCATGTATTACATTTGGACAGATTGCTGAGATCGTCGACAAAGGAACAGTTT CTTGTGGAGCAAGTGGAGCATTATATTGTTTAATATCAGCATTAACAGGATGTGGATGTTTATATTCATGTTTCTATCGTACAAAAATGAGAAAGCAATACAGGTTACCAGAAAATCCTTGTGGGGATTGTTTGCTTCATTTTTGCTGTGAAGCTTGTGCTTTGTGCCAAGAATATCGTGAGCTTAAACATCGCGGATTTGACATGTCTATTG gTTGGCAGGAAAATATGGACAACCAAAACAAAGGGATAGCAATGGCTCCACAAATTCATGGAGGAATGACTCGATAA